In one window of Brenneria goodwinii DNA:
- the cra gene encoding catabolite repressor/activator yields the protein MKLDEIARLAGVSRTTASYVINGKAKQYRVSDKTVEKVMAVVREHNYHPNAVAAGLRAGRTRSIGLVIPDLENTSYTRIANYLERQARQRGYQLLIACSEDQPDNEMRCIEHLLQRQVDAIIVSTALPPEHPFYQRWAKDSLPIIALDRALDREHFTSVVGADLEDAEMLARELRKIPAESVLYLGALPELSVSFLREQGFRQAWADDPREVQYLYANSYERGVASAVFAEYLKDHPMPKALFTTAFPLLQGVMDVTLKMSGRLPNNLAIATFGDNELLDFLECPVLSVAQRHREVAERVLELVLASLDEPKKPKPGLNRIRRNLYRRGSLSRR from the coding sequence GTGAAACTGGATGAAATCGCGCGTCTTGCGGGTGTTTCACGCACTACAGCCAGTTATGTGATCAATGGAAAAGCAAAACAGTATCGCGTCAGCGATAAGACCGTTGAAAAAGTCATGGCCGTGGTCAGAGAGCACAATTATCACCCCAATGCCGTCGCCGCCGGGTTGCGTGCCGGACGCACGCGTTCTATCGGGCTGGTTATTCCCGATTTGGAAAATACCAGCTATACGCGGATAGCCAATTATCTGGAGCGTCAGGCACGGCAACGTGGATATCAATTGTTGATTGCCTGCTCTGAAGATCAGCCTGATAACGAGATGCGCTGTATCGAACACCTGCTGCAACGTCAGGTCGATGCCATCATCGTATCGACGGCGTTACCGCCTGAGCACCCGTTCTATCAGCGTTGGGCGAAGGATAGCTTGCCGATTATCGCGCTGGACCGGGCATTGGATCGCGAACACTTTACCAGTGTGGTGGGCGCCGATCTTGAAGATGCTGAAATGCTGGCGCGGGAGCTGAGAAAAATTCCGGCCGAATCCGTTCTTTATCTGGGCGCCTTACCCGAGCTTTCCGTCAGTTTCCTGCGTGAACAGGGTTTTCGCCAGGCCTGGGCTGACGATCCCCGCGAAGTGCAATACCTGTATGCCAACAGTTATGAACGCGGAGTGGCGTCGGCGGTATTTGCCGAATACCTTAAAGATCATCCGATGCCCAAGGCGCTATTCACCACCGCTTTCCCGCTGTTGCAAGGCGTGATGGATGTGACGTTGAAAATGAGCGGACGCTTGCCGAATAATCTGGCGATTGCCACCTTTGGCGATAATGAACTGCTGGATTTTCTGGAGTGTCCCGTTTTGTCTGTCGCCCAGCGTCACCGTGAAGTGGCCGAGCGCGTGCTGGAACTGGTATTGGCGAGTCTGGACGAGCCGAAAAAGCCGAAACCGGGGCTTAACCGTATCCGCCGTAACCTCTATCGCCGGGGTTCGCTAAGCCGACGTTAA